In a genomic window of Maricaulis maris MCS10:
- a CDS encoding VOC family protein: MLGYVTLGTNDLEKAAAFYDRLCAEFGVGRMMGDDNFIAWGKPDGGAGIGLTKPFNGEPATIGNGVMAAFQADSKEQVDKVYKMAVEELGAPCEGPAGPRGEGFYAGYFRDPDGNKLNVFCM; this comes from the coding sequence ATGCTTGGATATGTGACACTGGGGACCAATGATCTCGAAAAGGCCGCCGCCTTTTACGACCGGCTTTGTGCCGAATTCGGCGTCGGCCGGATGATGGGCGACGACAATTTCATCGCCTGGGGCAAGCCCGATGGCGGCGCCGGCATCGGGCTGACCAAACCCTTCAATGGCGAGCCGGCCACCATCGGCAATGGCGTCATGGCCGCCTTCCAGGCCGACAGCAAGGAACAGGTCGACAAGGTCTACAAGATGGCCGTCGAAGAACTCGGCGCCCCCTGCGAAGGCCCGGCCGGCCCCCGCGGCGAAGGCTTCTACGCCGGCTATTTCCGCGATCCGGACGGGAACAAGTTGAACG
- a CDS encoding thymidine kinase — protein sequence MSKLYFTYSAMNAGKSAILLQAAHNYGERGMSAMLWTSVHHAADPGARTGQIESRIGLKAPARIFAPETDLFAAIKAQAGAAALDAVFFDEAQFLTASQVRDLARVVDVLGLPVLCYGLRTDFRGALFPGSAELLALADHLREVRTVCHCGRKATMNLRRQPDGRAVAEGEQVAVEKADYVSLCRKHFFEALAG from the coding sequence ATGTCCAAGCTCTATTTTACCTACAGCGCCATGAATGCCGGAAAATCGGCGATCCTGCTCCAGGCGGCCCACAATTACGGCGAACGCGGCATGTCTGCCATGCTGTGGACCTCGGTCCACCACGCCGCTGACCCGGGCGCCCGGACAGGCCAGATCGAGTCCCGGATCGGCTTGAAAGCCCCCGCCCGGATCTTCGCGCCTGAGACCGACCTTTTTGCAGCGATCAAGGCGCAGGCCGGGGCTGCGGCGCTCGACGCTGTTTTCTTCGATGAAGCCCAATTCCTCACCGCCAGCCAGGTCCGTGACCTGGCCCGCGTAGTCGACGTGCTCGGGCTGCCTGTCCTGTGCTACGGCCTGCGCACGGATTTTCGCGGCGCGCTCTTCCCCGGATCGGCAGAGCTTCTGGCCCTGGCCGATCATCTGCGCGAGGTTCGCACCGTCTGCCATTGCGGTCGCAAGGCAACCATGAACCTGCGCCGCCAGCCCGATGGCCGCGCCGTCGCCGAGGGCGAGCAGGTCGCGGTGGAAAAGGCCGACTATGTCTCGCTCTGCCGCAAGCATTTTTTTGAAGCGCTGGCAGGCTAG
- a CDS encoding DUF3667 domain-containing protein, translating into MTNQSSANLPSGTCANCGAALDGPFCGQCGQSREEIRRPAWMLVTDTVGDVLVWDGRFLTTLRALFAGPGTLARSYADGQRARWTPPIRLYLLVSLAFFAAMGLAGVRVIAVAPYPAAETVRAQDEDDIQRRMASIETARARGGTDVASISCGVMPGPDEINADGQLVYAADGGVNVTMMQRGASPEPRRIDRATADCLRAVMADAQVPAIIAELTIGAIRDPAGFEASSSAAAAQALILMVLAMALINLLLHPKRTVIEHVILSLYFHAALLPGFAIVLLLANLVAGSIGASVGVAILALAGQFALTWLCDRQFYGSSWYGALLRLPVQITGYAAALTAAALGLILLPAL; encoded by the coding sequence ATGACAAATCAATCTTCGGCAAACCTCCCGTCGGGGACGTGCGCCAATTGCGGCGCCGCGCTCGACGGACCCTTTTGCGGACAATGCGGCCAGTCGCGCGAGGAAATTCGCCGCCCGGCCTGGATGCTGGTCACCGATACGGTCGGCGATGTTCTCGTCTGGGACGGTCGGTTTCTGACGACCCTGCGGGCCCTTTTCGCCGGCCCGGGCACGTTGGCACGGTCCTATGCCGACGGGCAGCGGGCTCGCTGGACACCGCCAATCCGGCTTTACCTGCTGGTCAGCCTCGCTTTCTTCGCGGCCATGGGCCTGGCTGGCGTGCGGGTCATTGCCGTGGCCCCCTATCCTGCAGCCGAGACTGTTCGCGCCCAGGACGAGGACGACATCCAGCGCCGCATGGCGTCGATTGAGACAGCCCGCGCGCGCGGCGGCACGGATGTGGCGTCAATCTCCTGCGGTGTGATGCCTGGCCCCGACGAGATCAACGCCGACGGCCAGCTCGTCTACGCGGCCGATGGCGGCGTCAATGTCACCATGATGCAACGCGGCGCCAGCCCCGAACCTCGACGGATCGACCGGGCGACCGCCGACTGCCTGCGGGCTGTCATGGCGGATGCGCAGGTGCCTGCGATCATCGCCGAGCTGACCATTGGCGCGATCCGTGACCCGGCCGGTTTCGAGGCGAGTTCATCGGCCGCGGCGGCCCAGGCGTTGATCCTGATGGTCCTGGCCATGGCCCTGATCAACCTGCTGCTCCATCCCAAGCGCACGGTGATCGAGCATGTGATCCTGTCGCTCTATTTCCACGCCGCCTTGTTGCCGGGCTTTGCGATTGTCCTGCTGCTGGCAAATCTTGTGGCCGGCAGTATCGGTGCCTCTGTGGGGGTCGCGATTCTCGCCCTGGCCGGGCAGTTTGCCCTGACCTGGTTGTGCGACCGGCAATTCTACGGGTCGAGCTGGTATGGCGCCCTGCTGCGACTGCCCGTGCAGATAACCGGCTATGCAGCCGCTCTCACAGCCGCCGCACTGGGCCTCATCCTGCTGCCTGCCCTTTAG